Within Babylonia areolata isolate BAREFJ2019XMU chromosome 3, ASM4173473v1, whole genome shotgun sequence, the genomic segment GCCTTATTGcgtgtggtcaatgacctgttgctagcatatgatgcaggcaaggtatccattctgtcactgccggacctttctgcagcatttgacacgacagactatgacattatggtcagagggttgtgtgctgtgttcagactcaatggtactgttctgaaatgggtttcattcctacttatcaggtcgcacacactctgtccttgtaaatggaaaccagtctgttccgtctgtgctcagatatggagtaccacaaggttccatcctgggacctgtactctttacaatgatgtacacacaacgtctaagtttgatcatccaacagtctgcacctcactatcatctgtttgctgacgattctcaactgcatgattctactattccctctgaaattccatgttcaCCTTTTAAATTTAAAattggtatagaaaatgtagcgaagtggatgaaacaaaacaaactaaaaatgaatgatgacaacaCAGAAcgcatgttgactggtaataaaaaaaaaaataagctcaagcagataaatacaacgtctgtcatttgttctggcataaaaaaattctttctctAGTTCTGACCGCAAACTTGGTTTTTACatggattcatccctcacgatggaaactcatgtgaaccacctgtgtaaagttctttactttcagctttgtaagattagtaaaatccgccccttcctgtcagttgatgctgccaacaaacttgctgttgccttcattttatcccgcctagattattgtaattctctcttagctggccttcccaatgataaactctacaagctcctgaaaatacagaatagtgcagctcgacttgtccttaaaaagtcgaggagagtgcaactgctctcctgcggacacttcattggttgcctgttcaagccagaactgaatataaagttgcctgtctatgctttcagtgcctgaattgtgataccacaccctcatatctttctgagcttgttaacccgtacttgccaaacagaacattgagatctcttgattcctcccagctaactgttccccgatacttccttaactcctgtggaaaggtcattttctgtctttgGCCCAACAAcatggaattctctgcctattgctctcagacaaacaactcatttatctacctttaaagcaaatcttaaaatttatctctttaaaaaatacttgtcataattcaaatagtgctgttgtcccaggctcatggcaatgtgagtgtgtgtgatgagtgagtagagagaatgggagtaagtagatggatggtggtggtgtggtttgaaagggagaatgactgccgatttttaccccttttaccttttctatccaaaactttatcttacaatttttacaaaatctatggcatgtaAATTAcagttatgctcctttttacatgtatgtattttaagtgaaaattgctgttatctcagcagTTTAatcatgcgtgtgtctgtgtgtgtgtgtgtgtttgtgcgagtgttgggagtgtaacagttgtagtattgagagtatgttactttgtgagttttatgcattgtgtttttttataatatttatgattctcttttatgtttctactactatttatatgctttcttgtttcactttaggtactggactataaagcgcttagagcttgcttatgcttgtattatagcgctgtataaaaataaaaaaattattattatttggactCCCTGCCCCGCTTTTAATTTTTGTAGGAGGTTCATAGCATCATTGAGGCTTATGGCATGTTGATTTGCAAGCTTATGTTTTGATGTCAGCCACTGGACAGCAAGTGTCGCAGATTCAGCTTGCATTGTTTGGCTGGGTATTGTCATCTGATAGTGACATATCCCTCACTTACCATAATTTCCATTTTGCTTTACAGTGTATAACCAACTTAACTTATATCTGGTGACTAAACCATTTGTATATTTGATAATGTcctcttcgttgttgttttttgtgatagCTTCACATTTGCATCAGTCAGTTCTGCCCTCTGACCATTCTCAACAATCTTCCCAGAGTGGGTGTATGGTTGTATTGTAGGTGTTTGAAGTCTTCTGCATATTCCTTCCATATTTGTGTGCGACGAAAACCATTTCCTTCTGAACATGGCCAAGACCATGGAGATGGTTGTCGACACAGgggacacccccacctcccctccatccccaccccaccccactggtCATCAAAGCAGAGGAGGTGGAGCTGGTGGCCCAGTACAAGTACCTGTGTTCCATCATTGACAGCAAACTGGACTGGTCCACCAACTATCAGGTCCTGCTGAAGAAGGGCAGTCAGTGCCTCTACTTCCTGAAGGAATTTTCTGAGCATTTTCCAAATTGTGATTTGACCTGGGAATTCTAGAATTGTATAGGTGATTCTGGAACTACCCACCACATCCAGAATTTCTTCAGGGGATGTGATAAACACATTTGCAGCCAAATACAGATACGCACACCACATACTTGTACACAAGAACACAATTCACAAACACCATGAAACAAGTGTTTTAAACAGAAAAAGGAGTATATTCTAAAAAATATATCTTTATTCTCTTTGACTGGAAGGCACATTAGTGTTTACATAGAGGTATATGCTAGATTCACAAACTACCTTCTCCTCACCACCCTGTCAGTTTTTTAGCACATCACCCACATATTACACATCTAGTCATGTGACACATGTCCACTTTAAGGTAGTGAGCATGCAAATTTCACTTTTCAGATAAAAAATCATTTTGAGGTATGcaaataaaacatacatatataatgtaaACATTAGACAAATATGTCTATGTGGTGTGACTTTCAAGTCAAATAACAAATAACCATGAGAAATCATTTGTAACAACAGAAGTCATCTTCATGATTCATGATCTTTAACATATCTATTCTTTTTACACTCACCCAAAAGAACACGCCTCTCtcttgcatgcaaacacacacgcacacacatgcacagacagacacaccacacaccccaaccacatACACACGGAGTTATATATAGTTATTTGATTGTCTGTCCACACCTCTactacactgtgacacacacacacacacagacacacacacacataactgatgtacacataacacacacacatatacacataacacATGGTTGCAAAACCAAATACCTTTCCTACACATCCTGATGTACAAGATCACAGATTTCGTTAACTGTCAACAACTATAAACAACCAAAAatccaacaaacacaccaaaaaaaaacccaccaacagcATCAGTCATTATCAGCAACTGAaagtccctccaccccccaaaaaagcaaagaGATAACAATAGCACAAGGTATGTTTGGTCATACACTGCTTTAAATGTAGCCAAGTGTACAAGTGAGACACACCATGATTATGTCTTAAATGTTcatagatcttcttcttcttcttcttctgcgttcatgggctgcagctcccacgttcactcgtatgtatacgagtgggcttttacgtgtatgaccgtttttaccccgcagccatactccgctttcaggggtgcgcatgctgggtatttacttgtttccataacccaccgaacgctgacatggattacaggatcttcaacgtgcgtatttgatcttttgcttgcgtgtacacacgaagggggttcaggcactagcaggtctgcacacatgttgacctgggagatcggaaaaatctccaccctttacccaccaggcgccgtcaccgagattcgaacccgggaccctcagattgaaagtccaacgctttaaccattcggctattgcgcccgtcaaatttaTAGATCAATACCGACTTGTGTCAAGGACCAGTTCCAACATGAAGTTGAAAATGTGTGCACAGAGATAAGCAGTTTTGATAATCATGTGCAAGGATTAAATGTCCATGATAAcgggaaaacatttttttaaacccTCAAGAAATGAGTCGtgaagttctttctttctttcagtaaaTGCAcaccaaacaaagacacacacacatcttcagtcTCCCAAAACAGTGGTATGGGGAATTCATATTATAGTTTATACCCACTGTTTGTtaaaatatacttaccatgtcagacAGAGCAAACTTATAGGCCTAGTTTTGACACCAGTTTGACATGGCATGGTATATGACATCAAATATAATGATTCAAGTCTGAACAGTCCATTAtgttatttcaaaatctaaagaCATGTTCTTTCGGAAAACCGCACTCCTCCAAAATCTTCAGCATATCAGCATCAAAAGACCGTGTGCCGCATATCAACACTCTCGTTCCATGAAACTGCTCTCCCAACtcattctctatctgtgtcttgtTGATTTTGCCAGGCACGATCTCTTCCCCGTACTGATAATGGCTTGTTGAAGCCATCCCCACTGGGGGTTCCTGTTCAGAACACACATGTCAGTGCACAAACAGATATGCATGTAAACTTAATtattcatgtacatacacatggaCCAGCATGAATGCATAAATACATAGGcacacaaacccaaacatacAGAAAGTATAAATATTTGCATCACTATACTTGTCCTGTACTTAAataagcttttaaaaaaaatctgtgtgtgcatgtgtgcacaagtgcatgtgcatgtacatgcatgcgtgagtttgtgtgagtgagcgagtttgtgcatgcatgtgtgtgtatctgtgtgtgtgtgaacttgtccTGTACTAAACTTTTTTTCATTaagtcttgttctctctcttcctctatgtgtgtgcatgcatgaatgcttgtgtgtgtgtgtgtgtgtgtgtgtgtgtgtgtgtgagaggaagcCATCCATACAGAAacacttcctttttcttttgcaaCTGACTGAACCATCTCTTTCTAAAACCTATTATGAAACATTCTCAACACAGAACGAGCACAATACCTGGCTAAGCACATATACAGCAGAAAAGTTCCAGAACTGCCGCCACTCCTGAATCTCACGCTTCATCAGAACATCCTGGTACGTCTTGCAGGCATAAAGGAGGCGGATCCTTCCCTCCTCTGCTTCGTTGGACAGAATGGTTTGTATCAGCTGGGCCATGGGGGCGATGCCTGTTCCTGCAGCCAGCATCAATACCCTGCTGTACTGCAAATCATCAAACACAAGTGCAAGCTTTTAGAACACAATAATCTGCTGTACTGTAAATCATCAAACACAAGTACAAGCTTTTAGAACACAATAATCTGCTGTACTGTAAATCATCAAACACAAGTACAAGCTTTTAGAAcacaacaataaatcatcaaaCACAAGTACAAGCTTTTAGAAcacaacaataaatcatcaaaCACAAGTACAAGCTTTTAGAACACAACAATCTGCTGTACTGCAAATCATCAAACACAAGTGCAAGCTTTTAGAACACAATACTCTGCTGTACTGCAAATCATCAAACACAAGTACAAGCTTTTAGAACACAACAATCTGCTGTACTGCAAATCATCAAACACAAGTACAAGTTTTTAGAACACAATAATTTGCTGTACTGCAAATCATCAAACACAAGTACAAGTTTTCAGAACACAATAATTTGCTGTACTGCAAATCATCAAACACAAGTACAAGCTTTTAGAACGCAACAATCTGCTGTACTGCAAATCATCAAACACAAGTACAAGTTTTTAGAACACAATAATCTGCTGTACTGCAAATCATCAAACACAAGTACAAGTTTTCAGAACACAATAATTTGCTGTACTGCAAATCATCAAACACAAGTACAAGCTTTTAGAACACAACACTCTGCTGTACTGCAAATCATCAAACACAAGTACAAGCTTTTAGAACACAATAATCTGCTGCTGTAAATCATCAAACACAAGTACGAGCTTTTAGAACACAATAATCTGCTGTACTGTAAATCATCAAACACAAGTACAAGATTTTAGAACACAATACTCAGTTGTACTGCAAATCCTCAAACACAAGTGCAAGCTTTTAGAACACAATAATCTGCTGCTGTAAATCCTCAAACACAAGTGCAAGCTTTTAGAACACAATAATCTGCTGTACTGTAAATCATCAAACACAAGTACAAGCTTTTAGAACACAATACTCTGCTGTACTGCAAATCATCAAACACAAGTGCTAGCTTTTAGAACACAACAATCTGCTGTACTGCAAATCATCAAACACAAGTGCAAGCTTTTAGAACACAACAATCTGCTGTACTGCAAATCATCAAACACAAGTACAAGCTTTTAGAACACAACAATCTGCTGTACTGCAAATCATCAAACACAAGTACAAGCTTTTAGAACACAACAATCTGCTGTACTGCTAGTTATGGAACACAAGTGCAAGCTTTTAAAACAAAAGCAGATTCTGATGTACTGAAAACTATATAACATAAGTGGAAGCTTTCAGAACAGTCACAGATTCTGCTCTACAATAAATTATCAAATACAAGTGTAAGATTTcagaacaaacacacaattttttttctttgagtttAGGCTATCAAACCTGCaagtgaattcttttttttttttttttttttaaagaagaaggcATTATTATGTGACCATtctcacaaaacaaacaataatttcTTTGGATTAACTGCAAAACTTTTTCTTAAATCCAATAAACCTGTAGctgaattaaagaagaagaaaaaagttttaaaaaaaaaaagtaatatgtgACCATTCTTAGAAAAATACCAATAATTTGTTAGTTAcaaatgaaatctttttttttttttaagtgaaagttAACTGAGTCACAAGCCGAATCATTTCATAACTTTCAGTTTTTAGAAAATAATCTTATCAGTATTAACACACTACAACCCTCTAAGATTAACTGCGAAGTTTCAGACTTTGAACTGCTTTTATTTTCAAGCATTGTGTTCCATTTTTTGCAAtgtcgaaagaaaaaaaaagaaacacatgagAGGGAAGAATACATAGATCTGTACTGCAGTCAGGAAAGATTTGGCAAAGTACATAGAGAAGATCCCCCCAAAGTATCATGAAGTGTGATAAGCGAATGTGAACAGTTCTAACATGGgatcaaacacacaaccacaaccactggTGACACAGGCTCGTCAGCTAATATGTGACCGACTGATGAGTTCTGATGAGTCTGTAATGCTGACTGTTTTCCTCAATAATGTAACAGATCAAAATGCTCAATGTGATCAACCAAGTACATACAGTACAAATGACAAAAAGTGCACAAAATGCTTCACACAAACCTTGCGCTTCCTCACACTATTCAGATTACCAGGATTTTTATTGAAGCAACCAGAACACTGACCATATAACCATAACGTTTTCCCCCTGTTCATTTACAGCTGGTGTGAAAGTTATAACGGCCATTACTTTTATTCACTGAGTGAACTGTTTCCAATCATAATTCATTCCCACCCACCTCATTCGGGGTGTACTGTAGAGTTCCGAAAGGTCCCCGTATGTCCAACCAGTCTCCTTCCTGCCACTGTTTTACAATCTGGGACATGCGACCAAACTCGTACACCTGCAGGAAAAATCTCCTTTTCTAGAGTTGGGAGATGAAAGTGCCAAAAACATTTTTGGGGGAGATGGGAGTTCTAAAAACATTTTTCAACTATTTGTGAATATTTATGAAACAGATAACTAACTGAGCTGGGAGTGGAAGTGTCAAAAACATTTCAACAATTTGTAAACATTTTTATAAAAATAGTTAATTGAGCTGGAGGAtaaagtggtaaaaaaaaaaaaaaaaatcaacagtaatttgtaaatataataaaatagtGAACTGAGTTGGGAGTGGACTTATTAAAAAAGTTTCATCAACTTTTCAAAATGGTGAACTGAGATGAGGATGGAAGTGTTTAAATCATTTCAACAGTAATCTGTAAATGAAATACTGCGTTGAGCTGGGAGTAGAAGTGTTAAAAGCATTTCAACAGTCATTTGTAAATACAATAAAAACAGCAAACTGAGTTGGAACTGTTAAAAACATTTCAACAACTTGTGAATGTGTTCTAGATTTTTAATTGAGACTGTGGTGGAAGTGCTTAAAACATTTCAACAGTGATttgtaaataaaataatgaactGAGTTGGGAGTGGAATTGTTAAAAACATTTCAAAAATTTGCAAATGAAAATAGTGACTTTGTCAGACAACAATATTGTTTGAAAGTCTTATTTTCATGAACTCTTAGAGACAAACAGGGTGACATAAATAAtagacatgcaagcacacacagaagGTGAAGCCAATTCAATTTTCAAACAGATTCAGGCAACAAATCATTTTAAATCAACAAAGACAtactaagtttaaaaaaaaaatcaaaacatatatatataaatatgtttaAGATGAAGCAAACAATGCATAATAATTTGAAGCTAAACCATGTCATTACCAACAATGTTTCATCTGATTGTTTTTATTTACATTCAAAGTATTCTATTCACAAGCACATTCAAGAACAGACTGTTACCTTGATAAGGAGCTCAAAAGATCCTTTTAAAGCAACCTCAGAGATGGGTGTGTATTGGCGAGTGATACTTTTGCCTTCACTGCACCctctgaaaacacacatacacacacacatacacatttgcacacacacaaacacacacacatacacatacagtgatacacacgcatgcacacatacgaacATGCACACCGGTCACTTCAAAGTTGGCAAAGTAtttaagacatacacacacacatgcatgcacgcatacaccgGTCACTTCAAAGTTGGCAAGGTGTTTAAGATAATATCAACAGAAAACACATTCTTGAAAATGCATCTTCAAACTTAAAATAGCCTGTACTCACTGTACAACCATGCAAGGTGAGATAAGTACTGGACTATCAGCACCCAAATAATAGGCAGAATGtgcctgcgtgtgcatgtgtaagatGTTTTTTgtcttgcgtgcgtgcttgtgtgtgtgtgtgtgtgtgtgtgtgtgttcatatctgcaatttgtagtactgtCTTGGTATattgatacacatatatgtgttttgttttttcatgtgcagaggtatgttaatatgcactattgtataattatgcattgtttcatgtgaggggCCCCACTATATGGGGAGTTTTGTCCATATAAGTACTgtctattattaccattattattatcattatcattattactattaataaAACACATCTTAGAATAACAACATGGTCAAATCTCCAGTGAACCATTTTTACCCCAGCAACATATGTTTGCTTTTGATCACTTACCTTATGACAACATGTTGTCCTGGTAACAGTCCCAAACACTGATGACATCCAAGTTGGCAAGTGAACCTCCATGAATCCCAGGTCTCTTGAGTGATGGACTTGATTTGATACTGATGATACACAGTGCTGGATAGCTCCGGACTCTGCATTAAATTCACATGTATTTTGTTCTTAAAATCGTCCAACAGATACCATTTTCAGACTAAAATTTTTAATaaaatctatcaatctatcaatcacaaataaaataatatttttataatattttttctTACAACCAAACAGCTTCTATCTGGAAAATATTTAGGGTTTCCCATCTGTTCATGTGCTGGAAAGTTAAACAGTGAAAGGCTGGATTCTTGATATGACAACTGAATGGAAAGTAATGGATTTTTCaggtaaataaatgatcaaaTATGCTCAATATAGTCTTCAGTCTgtactgtcacagtgtcaggaCAACCCTTGTTGTGTCAGGGAAAGCTGTTGTGTTgcctgtttttttggggtttttttgctgtaTGTATACTTGCAAGAAACAGAAAATACCAATGTTAAAGCTTATGACTGATGAATGCacagactgccagacagacaAAACTGCTGACACTTGTTTACAATATAGGCGACATCACATTATcatataacaatatatatatacaattcaaGTCAATGTTagcggagtggtggcctagtagcaatgcatctgcctaggaagcgagagaatctgagtgcattggatggaatcccacactcgccaatattttctccactctctggatgccagtcattcagatgagatgataaacccaggtcctgtgtgcagcatacacttactgactcagcatatatatatatacacacacacacacatatatatatatataaaagaaaccatggcaacaaaagggttttccttgGCACagttctgtacaaaaatccactctgacaaataaaaacaagtacactcgaaggcagaaaaaaagaggaaaagaaaggtaGCACTGCATTGTAtattctctccctggggagagcaaactgaatttcatacagagaaactgGTTGTCATAAAAAGTAATAATATAATACATTATACAACAAGATACAACAGGAAA encodes:
- the LOC143280461 gene encoding NADH-cytochrome b5 reductase-like isoform X1, producing the protein MEQLPEKPEKPLDSDCCGNGCVPCVLDIYAEELAIWERECARIQSGKNLEIPESTGTHDEYVSPELSSTVYHQYQIKSITQETWDSWRFTCQLGCHQCLGLLPGQHVVIRGCSEGKSITRQYTPISEVALKGSFELLIKVYEFGRMSQIVKQWQEGDWLDIRGPFGTLQYTPNEYSRVLMLAAGTGIAPMAQLIQTILSNEAEEGRIRLLYACKTYQDVLMKREIQEWRQFWNFSAVYVLSQEPPVGMASTSHYQYGEEIVPGKINKTQIENELGEQFHGTRVLICGTRSFDADMLKILEECGFPKEHVFRF
- the LOC143280461 gene encoding NADH-cytochrome b5 reductase-like isoform X2, with the protein product MEQLPEKPEKPLDSDCCGNGCVPCVLDIYAEELAIWERECARIQSGKNLEIPESTGTHDEYVSPELSSTVYHQYQIKSITQETWDSWRFTCQLGCHQCLGLLPGQHVVIRGCSEGKSITRQYTPISEVALKGSFELLIKIVKQWQEGDWLDIRGPFGTLQYTPNEYSRVLMLAAGTGIAPMAQLIQTILSNEAEEGRIRLLYACKTYQDVLMKREIQEWRQFWNFSAVYVLSQEPPVGMASTSHYQYGEEIVPGKINKTQIENELGEQFHGTRVLICGTRSFDADMLKILEECGFPKEHVFRF